The DNA segment TGCGGTGTTTCTTCTTTTTCTTAACAGGTTCAATGATTTCTTTTTTAGTTGTCTCAACGATTGGTTTAATAATCCTTTTTACTTTAACAGGTGCTTTTACTGCTTCAGATGTTTCCGGCTGTTCTTCAGACAACGGACGCTCTTTCACAATTTCTCCACCATACAAGTAGACTTGGCTCAATTTGATTTCCAATGAAGAAATCAATTTTTTGAATTCTCTTAATTCACGTTCATTGACCAAGGTCAAAACAGTTCCGGTTTTACCCATTCGCGCCGTACGGCCTGAGCGATGGATGTAACTTTCTTTCGTTTGCGGAACATCATATTGAATCACGTACGGTAAGTCTTGAATATCTAACCCTCTAGAACCTACATCCGTCGTTAACAATAATTTGATTTTACCATCACGAAATTGTTGCAAGGCTTGTTTGCGCTCTGTTTTGTATTTTTCACCGTGTAAAACAGCTACAGAGATGCCTTCATAATTCAATTTCTCAAAAGCCAATGTTAAGTTGGCAACATTGTTTACAAAAACCAACCCTCTAAAGTCTTTCATATGTGTCAATCGTCTAAGCGTCTCTACTCGTTTACGCGTAGGTGTTTCAATATACGCATGAAGGACTTCACCTTTAGATCGATCATCCTCTGTTGCATCGATCCATTCTGGTTCTACATTAAACCATTTTGTCAAATCTTGCATCAGTTCATTGCTGGTAGCTGAAAAGAAGCCCATTTGACGTTGTCCAGGCATTTTATTGACTAGCTTTCTTACCGTTGCCAATTGCTCTTGCTGCAATAATTGATCTGCTTCATCCAAGATAACCGTTTGTACCGTATGCAATTTTAATTTTTTTGTTTCAGAAATTTCAAAAATCCGACCGGGAGTACCGACAATAATTTCTGGTTTTTCTTTCAATTTATCCAACTGGCGATTTAAGTTCGCTCCACCAATGATAGTCTGACTACTCAACCCAATTTGGCTTGCCCACTCTTGGACTACTTCTCCCACTTGAATCGATAATTCTTGTGAAGGTGTCAAAATAACTACTTGGACACCAGCTTTTGGTTCAACTTGTTCTAAAGTTGGAAGTGTATACGCTACTGTTTTACCAGTTCCTGTAGGTGAAATACCCACCACGTCTTTTCCTATTTTTAGCGGTTCATAAACTTTTTCTTGAATAGCAGAAGGTTCTTTATATGCCAAAGCATCCCAATGCTGTTTAAATGCGGGTAAACTGTTTTCTATCATCATTTAGTCCTCGTTTCTTTACGTACCTGTTGCTGTCAGGCTCTATCATATCAAAATTATTCCGTTTCAGCTAACTTTTCTACTGTTATTTTTTTATTCCATCAAATTAAAAAAGGAAGCTCGAATAAATGACTCGAGTTTCCTTTTCGTTAACTTTGTTTTATTTTTCGTCTGCCGCAAAAATAATATCAGCATCTTTACGTAAATCTGTCATCACTTGGTTCACTTCTTGACTTAGCATCAACCATTCTTTGTATTCTTTTTGTTTAACAACGTCATCAGGGAAGTTGATCACATCTGCAAAGTCTTTAGCTTCATCCATCATTGGATTCTCAGAAGTTTTTTGAGCAATGCTTTCTTTCAATTTGGTTTTACGATCAATCACTTCAATGGTTGTAATAGATTCAATGCTGTCCATTGATAATGTTTTATTTAAGCCATAAATCTCAGCTGGCAAGTAAGAATTAACAATTTTACCGGCTAATATCGTTACATCAAACCCTTTGTAGCGTAAGATAATGGTTCCTTTTCCATCGACTCCTGTAGCAATTTTCGTACAGAAATAATGACTACTTTCCGGCATACCAAACCATGAAATCGCAGCATACAACGGATAAACCCCTAGATCTGCTAAAGCTCCACCAGAATAGTTTAAAGAGAAAATATTTGGTTCTTCTCCATTTAAAACAGCATCATAACGAGAAGAATACTTCATATATGCGAAGGTCGCACCTTGAAGACTTTCAATCGATTTCACTTCTTCTTTTACAATTTTAAAGTTTTCTTCGTGAACATGTCGAGCCGCTTCAAATAAAAACACCTTATTTTCTTCAGCTACTTGAGCTGCGGCGACCCATTCGCGCGGATTAGAAAAAATAGGTTTTTCAACAATAACATGCTTGCCTGCTTTCATTAAGGTAACGGCTTGTTCATAGTGCATGCTATTGGGTGATGCAACGTACACAACATCAATATCTGCATTTGTAGCAAAGGATTCTAAACTT comes from the Carnobacterium sp. 17-4 genome and includes:
- a CDS encoding Gfo/Idh/MocA family protein, encoding MLNLGIIGTNWITNQFVDAAIATQEYQLVGVYSRSLEKAKAFGESYHATIFETSLESFATNADIDVVYVASPNSMHYEQAVTLMKAGKHVIVEKPIFSNPREWVAAAQVAEENKVFLFEAARHVHEENFKIVKEEVKSIESLQGATFAYMKYSSRYDAVLNGEEPNIFSLNYSGGALADLGVYPLYAAISWFGMPESSHYFCTKIATGVDGKGTIILRYKGFDVTILAGKIVNSYLPAEIYGLNKTLSMDSIESITTIEVIDRKTKLKESIAQKTSENPMMDEAKDFADVINFPDDVVKQKEYKEWLMLSQEVNQVMTDLRKDADIIFAADEK
- a CDS encoding DEAD/DEAH box helicase, with the translated sequence MIENSLPAFKQHWDALAYKEPSAIQEKVYEPLKIGKDVVGISPTGTGKTVAYTLPTLEQVEPKAGVQVVILTPSQELSIQVGEVVQEWASQIGLSSQTIIGGANLNRQLDKLKEKPEIIVGTPGRIFEISETKKLKLHTVQTVILDEADQLLQQEQLATVRKLVNKMPGQRQMGFFSATSNELMQDLTKWFNVEPEWIDATEDDRSKGEVLHAYIETPTRKRVETLRRLTHMKDFRGLVFVNNVANLTLAFEKLNYEGISVAVLHGEKYKTERKQALQQFRDGKIKLLLTTDVGSRGLDIQDLPYVIQYDVPQTKESYIHRSGRTARMGKTGTVLTLVNERELREFKKLISSLEIKLSQVYLYGGEIVKERPLSEEQPETSEAVKAPVKVKRIIKPIVETTKKEIIEPVKKKKKHRKKVDKNKGARRKTKNKEIE